In Akkermansia muciniphila, one DNA window encodes the following:
- a CDS encoding glycoside hydrolase family 57 protein, whose amino-acid sequence MSNISLTFVAHQPNRLIHYDFFKIGEHAFYEDDDLNARVLSTVAERCYFPATRLMKQLIELTGGKFRFGLALSGVILEQALYHRPDLIAAFKDLAETGCVDFLAMPYYNSLASVYSPQEFAEQIEEHRELLKKLFHQESDVLMNTGMLYSNAIAAQAETLGFKGIMADGNPAMLKGFTSNEVFLAPWVYNTTTIFRNRELSNDLAIMRTDPEWSEYPLSPTTFADWLTHQQGSVTTLSMDYETLGERQSDATGVFEFWRTMILACVDAGNRFMTPSEVAREIKPVSVCECTQEMTCSTFGTMSHWNGNVMQDEALRKIYRLEKPVKAAHDKDLTHVWRKLQSADHFHYMQKENSFTPYASAFDAYIYYMNALADLQIRVKRESGKTVQSNSEKAS is encoded by the coding sequence ATGAGCAACATTTCCCTCACTTTCGTGGCTCATCAGCCTAACCGGCTGATTCATTATGACTTCTTCAAAATTGGAGAACACGCCTTTTATGAAGATGATGATCTGAATGCCCGCGTGCTCAGCACAGTGGCGGAACGCTGTTACTTCCCGGCAACCCGGCTGATGAAACAGCTTATTGAACTAACCGGGGGTAAATTCCGTTTTGGGCTGGCGCTCAGCGGAGTCATTCTGGAACAGGCCCTGTACCACAGGCCGGATCTGATTGCCGCTTTCAAGGATCTGGCGGAAACCGGATGCGTGGACTTTCTGGCAATGCCTTACTACAACTCCCTGGCCTCTGTTTACTCTCCTCAGGAATTTGCCGAACAGATTGAAGAACACCGGGAACTCCTCAAAAAACTCTTCCATCAGGAATCGGACGTCCTGATGAATACCGGCATGCTGTACTCCAATGCCATTGCGGCACAGGCGGAAACGCTCGGCTTCAAGGGCATCATGGCGGACGGCAACCCGGCCATGCTCAAGGGATTCACCAGCAATGAAGTCTTCCTGGCCCCCTGGGTGTATAACACCACCACCATCTTCCGCAACCGGGAACTCTCCAATGACCTGGCAATCATGCGGACTGATCCGGAATGGTCGGAATACCCTCTTTCCCCCACTACGTTCGCGGATTGGCTGACGCACCAGCAGGGAAGCGTCACTACCCTGTCCATGGATTATGAAACGCTGGGTGAACGCCAGTCTGACGCTACAGGCGTCTTCGAATTCTGGCGGACGATGATTCTTGCCTGCGTAGACGCCGGCAACCGGTTCATGACTCCGTCCGAAGTGGCGCGGGAAATCAAACCCGTTTCCGTCTGTGAATGCACCCAGGAAATGACCTGCTCCACTTTTGGAACCATGTCCCATTGGAACGGAAACGTCATGCAGGATGAAGCCCTCCGCAAAATCTACCGTCTGGAAAAACCGGTCAAGGCGGCCCATGACAAGGATCTCACCCACGTTTGGCGCAAACTTCAAAGTGCGGACCACTTCCACTACATGCAGAAGGAAAATTCCTTCACGCCGTATGCATCCGCCTTTGACGCATACATTTACTACATGAACGCCTTGGCGGATCTGCAAATACGCGTCAAAAGGGAATCCGGGAAAACGGTTCAGTCAAATTCGGAAAAAGCGTCCTGA
- a CDS encoding ExbD/TolR family protein, translating to MQFYRKKARSMGVPIVPMIDILTILLIFFIVHTQWKKPQSLLKIDVPGAEFMEGETSSEQRAVLAVTGTSAISLNGRLVEMNELAAVLEALKKENPGVKLQLDVDKKAEFGVIVGIWDALTSVGIDAGEVPARIEINKSGAR from the coding sequence ATGCAGTTTTACCGCAAGAAAGCAAGGAGCATGGGGGTACCCATCGTCCCCATGATTGACATATTGACCATTCTGCTGATTTTTTTCATTGTCCATACGCAGTGGAAGAAGCCGCAGTCCCTGCTTAAAATAGATGTACCCGGTGCGGAATTCATGGAAGGGGAGACTTCTTCCGAACAGAGGGCCGTTCTGGCCGTGACGGGGACATCCGCCATTTCCCTGAATGGAAGGCTGGTGGAGATGAATGAACTGGCTGCTGTCCTGGAGGCCTTGAAAAAGGAAAATCCGGGCGTCAAATTGCAACTTGACGTGGATAAAAAAGCAGAGTTCGGCGTCATTGTCGGCATTTGGGATGCGCTGACGTCTGTGGGTATTGACGCAGGGGAGGTTCCTGCCAGAATAGAAATCAACAAGTCCGGCGCACGGTAA
- a CDS encoding glycosyltransferase, whose amino-acid sequence MSTIRVLTLGWEFPPLVNGGLGIACLGLSKALAKKVDLRVIVPKADPSVLFDGFQLTGLNNVSYREVEQVDRKYSYDSFALVEHAPIELDPYTTVEGSSGVVKFTKEGRITFSKTHEADLQLFRNKEDLYAGDLALKVIQFSKIAVKVALQQDFDIIHAHDWLTYLAGVEVKKATGKPLVVHLHASQFDRAGADARGWIYDIEKFGMEQADAVIPVSKYTGTIASGHYAIDPHKIFPIHNGADPVKVFKGKKKFPEKLVLFLGRLTAQKGPGFFLQIAAKVLEQTDDVRFVMAGTGEKLRQLIESGAFKGVGDKFHFTGFLNKDKVNELLSITDIYCMPSVSEPFGLSALEAAQFNIPAVISKQSGVAEVMKGALKADFWDVNKMAEHIVHLCTDEELYRKVVEQSTEDIKASTWDAAADKVIRVYEHVLNR is encoded by the coding sequence ATGAGCACAATTCGAGTTCTTACATTAGGATGGGAATTCCCGCCCCTGGTTAACGGAGGGCTGGGCATTGCCTGCCTGGGTCTTTCCAAGGCGCTGGCAAAAAAAGTGGATTTAAGGGTAATCGTTCCCAAGGCCGATCCTTCCGTTCTTTTTGACGGATTCCAGCTCACCGGTCTCAATAACGTCTCCTACCGGGAAGTGGAACAAGTGGACCGGAAATATTCCTATGACAGCTTCGCCCTGGTGGAGCACGCCCCCATTGAACTGGATCCCTATACTACCGTGGAAGGAAGCTCCGGAGTAGTGAAGTTCACCAAGGAAGGCCGCATCACCTTCTCCAAAACTCATGAAGCCGACCTCCAGCTGTTTAGAAACAAGGAAGACCTCTACGCCGGAGATCTGGCCCTGAAAGTCATTCAATTCTCAAAAATAGCGGTAAAAGTCGCCCTCCAGCAGGATTTCGACATTATCCACGCCCACGACTGGCTGACCTACCTGGCTGGCGTGGAAGTGAAAAAAGCCACGGGCAAGCCCCTGGTGGTGCATCTGCACGCTTCCCAGTTTGACCGGGCCGGAGCGGATGCCCGCGGCTGGATTTACGACATTGAAAAATTCGGCATGGAACAGGCGGATGCCGTTATCCCGGTCAGCAAATACACGGGGACCATCGCCAGCGGGCACTATGCCATTGACCCCCATAAGATATTTCCCATTCACAACGGAGCGGATCCGGTCAAAGTTTTCAAAGGCAAGAAGAAATTCCCGGAAAAACTCGTGCTGTTCCTGGGGCGCCTGACGGCGCAGAAAGGCCCGGGATTCTTCCTTCAGATTGCCGCCAAGGTTCTGGAACAAACGGACGACGTCCGCTTCGTTATGGCCGGCACGGGAGAAAAACTCCGCCAGTTGATTGAATCCGGAGCTTTCAAGGGCGTGGGCGACAAATTCCACTTCACCGGTTTCCTGAACAAGGACAAAGTCAATGAACTCCTCTCCATCACGGACATCTACTGCATGCCTTCCGTATCGGAGCCATTCGGCCTTTCTGCGCTGGAAGCGGCCCAATTCAACATCCCCGCCGTGATTTCCAAGCAGTCCGGCGTAGCGGAAGTCATGAAGGGAGCCCTGAAAGCGGACTTCTGGGACGTCAACAAGATGGCGGAGCATATCGTCCATCTCTGCACGGATGAGGAACTGTACCGGAAAGTAGTGGAACAGAGCACGGAGGACATCAAGGCCTCCACCTGGGACGCCGCCGCGGACAAGGTCATCCGGGTCTATGAACATGTGCTGAACCGCTAA
- a CDS encoding glycoside hydrolase family 31 protein produces the protein MSNIPERRKKTPLRGRFVKWEYTNAVSKITLSVCLADAGIVRVTYFPGAVPEDEPSYAVSPGYSAPGAEIREYDESGAHVVETSLLRIRIRPEEQKVDFYDIATDEPLLTDEGGFGRESKDWTGDARVWIRKNLQETEHFFGLGDKPCALNLRGKYFSMWGADHYDFHEESDPLYKSIPFFLSLRERKAYGLLFDNTCRSFFDFGAADEKVLSFGASGGLMNYYFIYDRSPLDIISAYTRLTGTPELPPLWALGYHQSKWSYYPDKAVYNLVERFRSLGIPCDAVHLDHHYMERKEGFTWDRQNFPNAEGMVRALEKDGVKTVLIVNPGVKVNPANPVWKEGMERNYFCRRSEGNLLSEEVWPGLCNFPDFTAPAVRGWWAGLFSRDIGKIGVRGLWNDMNEPVVFPDRTFPMDTRHEYDGMPCSHEKAHNIYGQCMAEASWLGMKRHAPDRRPFLLSRSGFAGLQRFAATWTGDNRSNWEHLKLANFQCQRLAASGISFAGADAGGFMGHPTPELFCRWMQMASFHGFFRNHSSGEFGGQEPWMFGQEVTSCVKAAIEGRYRLLPYIYTQFRRYAETGMPVLRSLALQCFTNKDTYWRGAEYFFGDHLYVVPIHEPQEGGRFLYIPEGVWYSYHTDSLMEDTGKDVWVKCPLSFLPVYVRGGAVVPHWPVQQYAGELPRPPLTLDVWWAPEGEVASHLYEDAGDGYAYRNGECAVHEFLYRGGSNSLELDWNCEGDPCAFHESAEVVLHGLPAGISVSACMDGVPCRSVTREGRVWRIPVKDKFDALSVCWTTE, from the coding sequence GTGTCCAATATCCCTGAACGACGAAAAAAAACTCCTCTCCGGGGGCGTTTCGTCAAATGGGAGTACACGAATGCGGTTTCCAAAATAACTCTCAGCGTGTGTCTTGCTGATGCCGGAATTGTCCGGGTAACGTACTTCCCCGGGGCAGTGCCGGAAGATGAGCCAAGTTATGCCGTCAGCCCGGGTTATTCCGCCCCGGGAGCGGAAATCCGTGAGTATGACGAGTCCGGAGCGCATGTCGTTGAAACGTCCCTGCTTCGCATCCGCATCCGCCCGGAAGAGCAAAAGGTGGATTTTTACGATATTGCCACGGATGAGCCCCTGCTGACGGATGAGGGCGGCTTTGGCCGGGAGAGCAAGGACTGGACCGGAGACGCCCGGGTATGGATACGGAAAAATCTTCAGGAAACGGAGCATTTTTTCGGGCTTGGAGACAAGCCGTGCGCCTTGAACCTGAGAGGCAAGTATTTCTCCATGTGGGGAGCGGACCATTATGATTTTCATGAGGAATCGGATCCCCTTTACAAAAGTATTCCCTTTTTCCTCAGTTTGCGGGAGAGGAAGGCGTACGGCCTGCTGTTTGACAACACGTGCCGTTCGTTCTTCGACTTCGGCGCGGCGGATGAAAAGGTTCTTTCTTTTGGGGCCTCCGGAGGCCTGATGAATTATTATTTCATTTACGACCGCAGCCCGCTGGACATCATCTCCGCTTATACGCGCCTTACCGGTACGCCTGAATTGCCGCCTTTGTGGGCGTTGGGGTACCATCAGTCCAAGTGGAGCTATTATCCGGACAAGGCCGTGTACAACCTGGTGGAACGCTTCCGGAGCCTGGGCATTCCGTGCGATGCCGTGCATCTGGACCATCATTACATGGAACGAAAAGAGGGGTTTACGTGGGACAGGCAGAATTTTCCCAACGCGGAAGGAATGGTTCGCGCCCTGGAGAAGGACGGTGTGAAGACGGTCCTGATTGTCAATCCCGGCGTGAAGGTCAACCCCGCCAATCCGGTCTGGAAAGAGGGGATGGAACGCAATTATTTCTGCCGCCGGTCGGAAGGCAATTTATTGTCGGAGGAAGTATGGCCGGGGCTTTGCAATTTCCCGGATTTTACGGCTCCGGCCGTACGCGGCTGGTGGGCGGGCCTGTTCAGCCGGGATATTGGGAAAATTGGCGTGCGAGGCCTCTGGAACGATATGAACGAACCTGTCGTTTTTCCGGACCGCACTTTCCCGATGGATACGCGGCATGAATATGACGGCATGCCCTGTTCCCATGAGAAGGCCCATAACATTTACGGGCAGTGCATGGCGGAAGCCTCCTGGCTGGGCATGAAGCGTCATGCTCCGGACCGGCGCCCCTTCCTGCTGTCCCGGTCCGGTTTTGCCGGGCTGCAGCGTTTTGCCGCCACATGGACAGGGGACAACCGGTCCAACTGGGAACATTTGAAGCTGGCCAATTTCCAGTGCCAGCGGCTTGCGGCTTCCGGCATTTCCTTCGCGGGAGCGGATGCGGGGGGATTCATGGGGCATCCCACGCCGGAATTATTTTGCCGCTGGATGCAGATGGCTTCTTTCCACGGTTTTTTCCGCAATCATTCCTCCGGGGAGTTCGGCGGTCAGGAACCATGGATGTTTGGACAGGAAGTCACCTCTTGCGTGAAAGCCGCCATAGAGGGCCGCTACCGCCTGCTTCCCTATATCTATACACAGTTCCGCCGGTACGCGGAGACGGGCATGCCCGTGCTGCGTTCCCTGGCCCTGCAATGTTTTACCAACAAGGACACCTACTGGCGGGGGGCGGAGTACTTCTTCGGCGACCATCTGTACGTCGTTCCCATTCATGAGCCGCAGGAAGGCGGACGGTTTCTCTACATTCCGGAGGGCGTCTGGTATTCCTATCACACGGACAGCCTGATGGAGGACACCGGAAAGGATGTCTGGGTGAAATGCCCTCTTTCTTTCCTGCCCGTGTATGTCCGCGGAGGGGCGGTAGTCCCCCATTGGCCGGTGCAGCAATATGCAGGGGAACTGCCTCGCCCGCCGCTGACGCTGGATGTATGGTGGGCGCCGGAAGGGGAGGTGGCCTCCCATTTGTATGAGGATGCAGGGGACGGGTATGCATACCGGAACGGGGAATGCGCCGTGCATGAGTTCCTTTACCGCGGCGGCTCCAATTCCCTGGAGCTGGACTGGAACTGCGAGGGAGATCCCTGTGCATTCCATGAGTCCGCAGAAGTGGTTTTGCACGGCTTGCCTGCGGGTATTTCCGTCAGCGCATGCATGGACGGCGTTCCTTGCCGCAGCGTAACGAGGGAAGGCCGGGTATGGAGGATACCGGTGAAGGATAAATTTGATGCGCTTTCCGTTTGCTGGACGACGGAATGA
- a CDS encoding MotA/TolQ/ExbB proton channel family protein: MMMNLIKDCITFFQAGGVFMYPLAACSVLLIAAVIYRMFNMKKSFICPAALTRAVEQYTRGAVERNELERIAADSDSVEGRLVLDALNSPLEDEASLKEMIQVKARKEFVTLQAGLPLLDMIVMIAPMFGILGTASGLVQIFSVFGMDDSHGMIAQGIAQALNTTIAGLAIATPAVIAHVYYSRKLERISASMEVLLTGLVSFRCHHSQR; encoded by the coding sequence ATGATGATGAACTTGATTAAGGACTGCATTACATTCTTCCAGGCAGGCGGCGTTTTCATGTACCCGCTGGCGGCCTGTTCCGTTCTTCTTATTGCGGCCGTTATTTACCGCATGTTCAATATGAAGAAGAGTTTTATTTGCCCTGCCGCGCTGACCAGGGCCGTGGAGCAATACACCCGCGGTGCCGTGGAGCGCAATGAATTGGAGAGAATTGCCGCGGACTCGGATTCCGTGGAGGGCCGCCTGGTGCTGGATGCGTTGAATTCCCCGCTGGAGGATGAAGCCTCCCTGAAGGAGATGATCCAGGTGAAAGCCCGCAAGGAATTCGTAACGCTTCAGGCGGGCCTGCCCCTGCTGGACATGATTGTGATGATCGCCCCCATGTTCGGCATCCTGGGAACCGCCAGCGGCCTGGTGCAGATTTTCAGCGTTTTCGGAATGGATGATAGTCACGGCATGATCGCTCAGGGGATTGCCCAGGCGCTGAATACAACGATTGCCGGGCTCGCCATCGCTACTCCGGCCGTGATTGCCCATGTTTATTATTCCCGCAAGTTGGAGCGCATTTCCGCCTCCATGGAAGTTTTGCTGACGGGACTGGTTTCCTTCCGCTGCCATCATTCCCAACGCTGA
- a CDS encoding c-type cytochrome — protein MRGGIMAAATLVLLGAFWFLAGDDDGRNAAPRLFDNMNERPLADAQQVGMPSAPAGRKTRLTPPHSVAQSLGIVGTAWKREGDRDSFAAEGSYFSSGRMQGGEEDSMPLELGGISRSRDVQAEGRALYLAHCAVCHGKDGDGRGSMAAYDTYPQIGSFRDEKYASYSPGKMFRSIRSGQGNMPAFGNILTAREIWCLAAFVRHLQAPPEEPAVKRKEQHP, from the coding sequence ATGAGAGGCGGCATTATGGCGGCAGCCACCCTGGTTCTGCTGGGAGCGTTCTGGTTTCTGGCGGGAGACGACGATGGGAGAAATGCCGCTCCCCGTCTGTTTGACAATATGAATGAACGCCCTCTGGCGGATGCCCAGCAGGTGGGGATGCCTTCTGCCCCCGCAGGCCGGAAAACCCGTCTGACGCCCCCCCATTCCGTGGCGCAGTCCCTGGGCATCGTCGGAACGGCTTGGAAACGGGAAGGCGACCGGGATTCCTTTGCTGCGGAAGGTTCCTATTTTTCCTCCGGCCGCATGCAGGGCGGAGAGGAGGATTCCATGCCTCTGGAACTGGGCGGCATCTCCCGCAGCCGCGACGTGCAGGCGGAGGGGCGTGCGCTTTATCTGGCGCACTGCGCCGTTTGTCATGGAAAGGACGGAGACGGACGCGGCAGCATGGCCGCTTATGACACCTATCCGCAAATAGGCTCCTTCCGGGATGAAAAGTACGCTTCCTATTCCCCAGGAAAAATGTTCAGGAGCATTCGGTCGGGGCAGGGGAACATGCCCGCTTTCGGAAACATTCTCACGGCGCGGGAAATCTGGTGTCTGGCGGCGTTTGTCCGCCATTTGCAAGCGCCGCCGGAAGAACCGGCCGTTAAACGGAAGGAACAGCATCCATGA
- the def gene encoding peptide deformylase → MLLEIAQYGNPVLKEKCRPVEHFDDSLKTLAENMLETMYAAEGIGLAAPQVSIPMQLVVIDIPKEEESVTWLKVNGEDKELSDIMPLMFTNPVLEPYGPMHPFHEGCLSVMKIRASVVRPDFVKATVLLIDGREITIDCNGLLARCLQHECDHLNGILFVERVSSAQKITLRNKLKRLALGY, encoded by the coding sequence ATGTTATTGGAAATAGCGCAGTATGGAAATCCGGTATTGAAGGAAAAATGCCGCCCCGTAGAACATTTTGACGACAGCCTGAAAACGCTGGCGGAGAACATGCTGGAAACCATGTACGCCGCAGAGGGCATCGGCCTGGCAGCTCCCCAGGTGAGCATTCCCATGCAACTGGTGGTGATTGATATCCCGAAGGAGGAAGAGTCCGTCACCTGGCTTAAAGTGAACGGAGAGGACAAGGAACTTTCCGACATTATGCCCTTGATGTTTACCAATCCCGTTCTGGAACCTTACGGCCCCATGCATCCTTTTCATGAAGGCTGCCTGAGCGTGATGAAGATACGCGCTTCCGTCGTGAGGCCGGACTTTGTCAAGGCTACGGTGCTTCTGATTGACGGAAGAGAAATAACGATTGACTGCAACGGCCTTCTGGCCAGATGCCTGCAGCATGAATGCGACCATTTGAACGGCATCCTTTTTGTGGAGCGCGTTTCTTCCGCACAGAAGATTACCCTGCGCAACAAATTGAAGCGTCTGGCGTTGGGATATTAA
- the nrfD gene encoding NrfD/PsrC family molybdoenzyme membrane anchor subunit, which yields MMNRPAPAVPSADIPVEAMLAEVRKPPGPVWWSVFLASALLAAWGIGWSSWRIAAEGAGVLGVNNNVVWGLDIVHFVFWIGLGHAGTLISAVLLLTRQSWRSPIARGAEQMTLCAVICAAVFPVVHVGRVWMAWMASPLPEVSGIWPDMASPLMWDVMAVSTYFLLSLLYWYIGLVPDFALLRDCCKGRLRRRYGWLALGWQGTGRQWRAYEKASLLFAVILTPLVVSVHSVVSFDFSVTQVPGWHLSIFPPYFVGGAILSGMAMVQLILLGVSRLMAGSGIRQAVTPAILDLSSRLVLALSLVMGAMYLWEHLAAILNGGAPEPFPGRNPVNAVFIIVMVAGNVALPQLFWFRPLRTNRRVIAAVALGVLAGMWMERFWIVVNSLKASLLAANIGDYFPSVTDLAMMAGSVGLFMALYMALVRVAPFFSLCDVREQQSLNKEGGA from the coding sequence ATGATGAACAGACCAGCACCAGCAGTTCCCTCCGCCGATATTCCGGTAGAGGCTATGCTGGCAGAGGTGCGGAAGCCGCCGGGGCCTGTCTGGTGGAGCGTGTTTCTCGCCAGCGCATTGCTGGCGGCGTGGGGCATCGGGTGGAGTTCCTGGCGCATTGCTGCAGAGGGGGCAGGCGTGCTGGGGGTGAATAATAACGTGGTATGGGGGCTGGACATTGTGCATTTTGTTTTCTGGATAGGCCTGGGGCATGCGGGCACCCTGATTTCCGCCGTCCTGCTGCTGACGCGCCAGTCATGGAGAAGCCCGATTGCGCGCGGAGCGGAACAGATGACCCTGTGCGCGGTCATCTGCGCCGCCGTCTTCCCTGTAGTGCACGTAGGGCGTGTCTGGATGGCGTGGATGGCTTCCCCCCTGCCGGAAGTGAGCGGAATTTGGCCGGATATGGCCTCTCCTTTGATGTGGGATGTCATGGCCGTCAGCACCTATTTTCTTCTTTCCCTGTTGTACTGGTATATCGGCCTGGTGCCGGATTTCGCGCTACTGAGGGACTGCTGCAAGGGGCGTCTGAGGCGCCGTTACGGGTGGCTGGCGCTGGGCTGGCAGGGTACGGGGCGCCAGTGGCGCGCCTATGAAAAGGCCAGTCTGCTTTTTGCGGTTATTCTGACTCCGCTCGTGGTATCCGTTCATTCCGTGGTGAGTTTCGATTTTTCCGTAACTCAGGTGCCGGGGTGGCACCTGAGCATTTTCCCGCCCTATTTCGTAGGAGGGGCCATCCTCAGCGGTATGGCGATGGTTCAGCTGATTCTGCTGGGGGTGAGCCGTCTGATGGCCGGCAGCGGCATTCGCCAGGCCGTTACTCCGGCCATTCTGGATTTAAGTTCCCGGTTGGTGCTGGCCCTGAGCCTGGTGATGGGGGCCATGTATTTGTGGGAGCATCTGGCCGCTATTCTGAATGGAGGCGCTCCGGAGCCGTTTCCGGGCAGAAATCCCGTGAATGCCGTGTTCATCATCGTCATGGTTGCCGGGAACGTGGCGCTGCCCCAGTTGTTCTGGTTCCGCCCTCTGCGAACCAACCGCCGGGTGATTGCCGCCGTGGCTCTGGGAGTGCTTGCGGGCATGTGGATGGAACGTTTCTGGATTGTCGTGAATTCCCTGAAGGCCTCTCTGCTTGCCGCCAACATCGGAGATTATTTCCCAAGCGTGACGGATTTGGCTATGATGGCCGGGAGCGTGGGGCTGTTTATGGCCCTGTATATGGCGCTGGTGCGTGTGGCTCCGTTCTTTTCCCTGTGCGACGTGCGGGAACAGCAATCCCTGAACAAGGAGGGCGGGGCATGA
- a CDS encoding quinol:electron acceptor oxidoreductase subunit ActD yields MKKAVISGWVLSFGSEKALLQAVRMLVKEENLRWEVCAPYPCAAVRLANRHAGRAVGAGIRLWAAAGGVCGFLAVALWLYWTQFCADPLVTQGRVQGWDNWPAYVPPLFEGTLLGAGLLTAAGFLRGALLPKWHDWAFECDFFRTDEHGNGYFILLEGGCEERSAALVEALNPDAREHVHGKGGWP; encoded by the coding sequence ATGAAGAAGGCCGTCATTTCCGGCTGGGTGCTTTCCTTCGGTTCGGAGAAGGCGCTTCTTCAGGCCGTCCGCATGCTGGTGAAGGAGGAAAATTTGCGCTGGGAAGTTTGCGCCCCTTATCCTTGCGCCGCCGTCCGGCTTGCCAACAGACACGCCGGGAGGGCCGTGGGCGCAGGCATCCGGCTGTGGGCCGCTGCGGGCGGCGTCTGCGGGTTTCTGGCCGTGGCCCTGTGGCTTTACTGGACGCAGTTCTGCGCGGATCCCCTTGTGACCCAGGGCAGGGTGCAGGGCTGGGACAACTGGCCCGCATACGTTCCGCCCCTGTTTGAGGGTACTTTGCTGGGGGCCGGATTGCTGACCGCCGCCGGATTCCTGAGGGGGGCTCTTCTTCCGAAGTGGCATGACTGGGCGTTCGAGTGTGATTTTTTCAGGACGGATGAGCACGGAAACGGGTACTTTATTCTGCTGGAAGGTGGATGCGAAGAGCGTTCCGCCGCCCTGGTTGAGGCCCTGAATCCGGATGCCCGCGAGCATGTTCATGGGAAAGGAGGCTGGCCATGA
- a CDS encoding chorismate-binding protein codes for MDIKTLTSGALIKHPSRGLLLGTGPFRESVEPPDSGPAFYVDTFRLDDPRPWKIPAALLSLSPEESPLPPAPEIRWSEPSPDAYAQVFAEIMEQIATGQLVKSVPAMPQFGEMQPPHTPRELIPRAINSSPSHYPYAWWTEREGFCGTTPETLFRQQGRLLETMALAGTARPEDVGVFINDDKEIREHEIVAGSILSRLSPCGSVTRTARSVLNLGTLIHFVTYLTLESDEQHTPAHWIRLLHPTPALGSQPRTEKTLAQLDDWRSRLRCPLRFGAPFGFLDDGDFFCLVGIRSLYWQGQKLSLCAGGGVVASSTLTHEWRELKLKRDTVRRSFRLP; via the coding sequence ATGGACATAAAAACGCTGACTTCCGGAGCCCTGATCAAGCACCCTTCCCGCGGCCTTCTGCTCGGAACCGGGCCTTTCCGGGAATCAGTGGAACCACCGGATTCCGGCCCCGCCTTTTATGTTGATACATTCCGTCTGGACGATCCGCGGCCATGGAAAATACCGGCAGCCCTTCTTTCTCTTTCACCGGAGGAAAGCCCCCTGCCGCCCGCTCCGGAAATCCGGTGGTCGGAACCGTCTCCGGACGCGTACGCGCAGGTTTTTGCGGAAATAATGGAACAAATCGCCACCGGGCAATTGGTGAAAAGCGTTCCGGCGATGCCTCAGTTCGGGGAAATGCAGCCGCCACACACCCCCCGGGAACTCATACCGCGGGCCATTAACAGCTCTCCGTCCCACTATCCCTACGCCTGGTGGACGGAACGGGAAGGATTCTGCGGAACCACTCCGGAAACACTGTTCCGCCAACAGGGCCGCCTCCTGGAGACAATGGCCCTGGCAGGAACGGCCCGTCCGGAAGATGTGGGGGTCTTCATCAACGACGACAAGGAAATCCGCGAGCATGAAATCGTGGCGGGCAGCATTCTTTCCCGCCTGTCCCCCTGCGGCAGCGTCACCAGAACGGCCCGCAGCGTGCTGAACCTCGGCACCCTGATCCACTTCGTCACCTACCTCACGCTGGAATCGGACGAACAGCACACTCCGGCCCACTGGATACGGCTGCTCCACCCCACCCCCGCCCTGGGATCCCAGCCCCGCACGGAGAAAACGCTCGCCCAGCTGGACGACTGGCGTTCACGCCTGCGCTGTCCGCTTCGTTTCGGCGCTCCGTTCGGGTTTCTGGATGACGGAGACTTCTTCTGCCTGGTAGGCATCCGCTCCCTGTACTGGCAGGGGCAAAAGCTCTCCCTCTGCGCCGGGGGTGGCGTCGTGGCATCCTCCACCCTGACGCATGAATGGCGGGAGCTGAAACTGAAGAGGGATACGGTCAGGCGCAGTTTCCGCCTTCCATGA